One genomic window of Oncorhynchus clarkii lewisi isolate Uvic-CL-2024 chromosome 5, UVic_Ocla_1.0, whole genome shotgun sequence includes the following:
- the LOC139408472 gene encoding ectoderm-neural cortex protein 1-like → MKMSVCVHENRKSRASTGSMNIYLFHKSSYADSVLMHLNTLRQQRLFTDVLLHAGSRSFPCHRAVLAACSRYFQAMFSGGLRESQASEVDFRDSIHPEVLELLLDYVYSSRVVINEENAESLLEAGDMLEFQDIRDACAEFLERNLHPSNCLGMLLLSDAHQCTKLSELSWAMCLSNFPAICKTEDFLQLPKDMVVQLLSHEELETEDERLVYEATLNWVNYDLERRHCHLPELLQTVRLALLPAIFLMENVSTEELINAQLKSKELVDEAIHCKLKILQNDGVVNSPCARPRKTSHALFLLGGQTFMCDKLYLVDQKAKEIIPKADIPSPRKEFSACAIGCNVYVTGGRGSENGVSKDVWVYDTVHEEWSKAAPMLIARFGHGSAELKHCLYVVGGHTAGTGCLPASPSVSLKQVEQFDPAANKWTMVAPLREGVSNAAVVSVKLKLFAFGGTSVTHDKLPKVQCYDPQENCWMVPASCPQPWRYTAAAVLGNQIFVMGGDTEFSACSAYKFSSDTYQWTKVGDVTAKRMSCQAVASGNKLYVVGGYFGTQRCKTLDCYDPTLDAWNSITTVPYSLIPTAFVSTWKHLPA, encoded by the exons ATGAAAATGTCTGTGTGCGTCCATGAGAACCGCAAGTCGCGTGCCAGCACCGGCTCCATGAACATCTACCTGTTCCACAAGTCGTCGTACGCCGACAGCGTCCTGATGCACCTGAACACACTGAGGCAGCAACGTCTCTTCACCGACGTCCTCCTCCACGCCGGGAGCCGCTCTTTCCCCTGCCACCGTGCCGTGCTGGCCGCCTGCAGCCGCTACTTCCAG GCTATGTTCTCTGGAGGTCTCCGGGAGAGCCAGGCCAGCGAGGTTGACTTCAGGGACTCCATCCACCCTGAGGTCCTGGAGCTGTTATTAGACTATGTCTACTCCTCTCGCGTGGTCATCAACGAGGAGAATGCAGAGTCTCTCCTGGAGGCCGGGGACATGCTGGAGTTCCAGGACATCCGGGATGCCTGCGCCGAGTTCCTGGAGAGGAACCTGCACCCGTCCAACTGCCTGGGCATGCTGCTGCTGTCCGACGCCCACCAGTGCACCAagctgtctgagctgtcctgggccatGTGCCTCAGCAACTTCCCCGCCATCTGCAAGACAGAGGACTTCCTGCAGCTCCCCAAAGACATGGTGGTGCAGCTCCTGTCCCACGAGGAGCTGGAGACAGAGGACGAGAGGCTGGTCTATGAGGCCACCCTCAACTGGGTCAACTACGACCTGGAGAGGAGGCACTGTCACCTGCCGGAGCTGCTGCAGACCGTCCGCCTGGCACTGCTCCCCGCCATCTTCCTCATGGAGAACGTGTCCACAGAGGAGCTGATCAACGCCCAGTTAAAGAGCAAGGAGCTGGTGGACGAGGCCATCCACTGCAAACTGAAGATCCTCCAGAATGATGGTGTGGTGAACAGCCCCTGCGCCCGGCCCAGGAAGACCAGCCACGCCCTGTTCCTCCTGGGAGGACAGACCTTCATGTGTGACAAGCTGTACTTGGTGGACCAGAAGGCCAAGGAGATCATCCCCAAGGCGGACATCCCCAGCCCCAGGAAGGAGTTCAGCGCCTGCGCCATTGGCTGTAATGTCTACGTGACCGGCGGGAGGGGCTCAGAGAACGGTGTGTCCAAAGACGTGTGGGTCTATGACACTGTGCATGAGGAGTGGTCCAAGGCAGCGCCCATGCTCATTGCCCGCTTCGGCCACGGGTCAGCCGAGCTGAAACACTGCTTGTACGTGGTTGGAGGACACACGGCCGGCACCGGCTGCCTCCCCGCCTCGCCCTCGGTGTCCCTGAAACAGGTGGAGCAGTTCGACCCGGCGGCAAATAAGTGGACCATGGTGGCGCCGCTGAGGGAAGGCGTGAGCAATGCGGCGGTGGTCAGCGTCAAGCTGAAACTCTTCGCCTTCGGCGGAACCAGCGTCACCCATGACAAACTTCCCAAGGTGCAGTGCTACGACCCGCAGGAGAATTGCTGGATGGTTCCCGCCTCCTGCCCGCAGCCCTGGCGCTACACTGCCGCCGCCGTCCTCGGCAATCAGATCTTTGTGATGGGCGGGGACACAGAGTTCTCGGCGTGCTCGGCCTATAAGTTCAGCAGCGATACCTACCAGTGGACTAAAGTGGGAGACGTGACGGCTAAGAGGATGAGCTGCCAGGCCGTAGCGTCAGGTAACAAACTGTATGTGGTGGGGGGCTACTTTGGCACACAGCGGTGTAAGACTCTGGACTGTTATGACCCGACGCTGGATGCTTGGAACAGCATCACTACCGTACCCTACTCCCTCATCCCCACTGCCTTCGTCAGCACCTGGAAACATCTCCCAGCCTGA
- the LOC139409879 gene encoding beta-hexosaminidase subunit beta-like: MFATLKFAALLLAVVVCWATQDYDYNDAEKDEEPTLGDSQYGSLWPLPQKVKISTVVFKLSGASFHIFDAKESSSGASCRLLQNAYRRYDEYIFTSSRKQGQNKSKKALASDMSELQVWITSADSECDSYPSVTSDESYKLSVDSPVAVLKAPKVWGALRGLETFSQLVYKDEYGAKSINRTDIHDFPRFAHRGLLLDTSRHFLPIKVILANLEAMAWNKFNVFHWHIVDDPSFPYLSRTFPQLSQHGAYHPYTHVYTPSDVKMIIEFARLRGIRVVPEFDTPGHTQSWGKGQKDLLTPCYSGASPSGSFGPVNPMLNTTYDFMSMFFKEVNTVFPDAYVHLGGDEVDFSCWKSNPDIQKFMEQQGFGMDYSKLESFYIQRLLDIVTTTNKGYMIWQEVFDNGVKLKSDTVVHVWMGNKVEEELQKVTEAGFTTILSAPWYLDYISYGQDWQKFYRAEPLSFKGTDAQKKLVIGGEACLWGEYVDATNLTPRLWPRASAVGERLWSDRDVRDLNDAYSRLAKHRCRMVQRGIPAEPLFTGYCAHEYKGV, from the exons ATGTTTGCGACGCTAAAGTTTGCAGCGTTGTTGCTCGCGGTTGTTGTCTGCTGGGCAACGCAAGATTATGATTATAATGACGCTGAAAAAGACGAGGAGCCTACTCTGGGTGATTCTCAATATGGATCTCTTTGGCCGTTGCCTCAGAAAGTTAAAATATCCACGGTAGTATTCAAACTCAGCGGTGCTAGCTTCCATATATTCGACGCTAAAGAATCGTCTTCTGGTGCGAGCTGCAGACTTCTTCAAAATGCATATCGAAG GTATGATGAGTACATCTTTACCAGTTCCAGAAAACAAGGGCAAAACAAGAGCAAAAAGGCATTGGCCTCTGACATGTCTGAATTACAGGTGTGGATCACATCAGCTGACTCTGAGTGTGACAGCTACCCCAGTGTGACATCTGACGAGTCAT ACAAACTGTCAGTGGACTCTCCTGTTGCTGTGCTGAAAGCACCTAAGGTGTGGGGAGCTCTGAGAG GTCTGGAGACTTTTAGCCAGTTGGTGTATAAGGATGAATATGGAGCA aaAAGCATCAATAGGACAGACATTCACGACTTCCCACGGTTTGCACATCGAGGCCTCTTATTGGACACCTCTCGTCACTTCCTGCCCATCAAAGTAATTTTAGCCAATCTG GAAGCCATGGCGTGGAACAAATTCAATGTTTTCCACTGGCACATAGTAGATGACCCCTCCTTCCCTTACCTGAGCCGTACCTTCCCCCAGCTGAGTCAACAT GGAGCATACCACCCGTACACACATGTGTACACGCCTTCTGATGTGAAGATGATCATCGAGTTTGCTCGCCTAAGGGGCATTCGGGTTGTCcctgagtttgacacccctgggcaCACTCAGTCATGGGGCAAAG GGCAGAAGGACCTGCTGACCCCCTGTTACTCTGGAGCCAGCCCCTCTGGTTCGTTCGGACCAGTCAACCCCATGCTCAACACCACCTATGACTTTATGAGCATGTTCTTCAAGGAAGTCAACACAGTGTTCCCTGATGCCTACGTCCATCTGGGAGGAGATGAGGTCGACTTCAGCTGCTG GAAGTCCAACCCTGACATCCAGAAGTTCATGGAGCAGCAAGGCTTTGGGATGGACTACAGCAAGCTGGAGTCTTTCTACATCCAGAG GCTCTTGGATATCGTCACCACTACCAACAAGGGCTACATGATCTGGCAGGAGGTCTTTGACAACGGTGTTAAG ttgaagtcggacacgGTAGTGCATGTGTGGATGGGGAACAAGGTGGAGGAGGAGCTTCAGAAGGTGACGGAGGCAGGCTTCACCACCATCCTCTCCGCCCCCTGGTACCTAGACTACATTAGCTATGGACAGGACTGGCAGAAGTTCTACAGAGCCGAGCCGCTCAGTTTCAAGG GCACAGATGCCCAGAAAAAGCTGGTGATTGGAGGAGAGGCATGTCTGTGGGGGGAATATGTGGATGCTACCAACCTGACCCCTAGACTCTG GCCCCGTGCCAGTGCTGTGGGGGAGCGGTTGTGGAGTGACAGGGATGTGAGGGACCTAAACGATGCCTACAGTCGTCTAGCCAAGCACCGTTGTCGCATGGTCCA gcgTGGTATCCCAGCTGAGCCTCTCTTTACAGGTTACTGTGCACATGAGTACAAAGGGGTATGA